In Acidobacteriota bacterium, one genomic interval encodes:
- a CDS encoding NAD(+)/NADH kinase, with translation MRRAGVVVKPRHRRSRAVAESVVRYLIKRGVEPILDRQTAAILGRADGVERDVLAATTDLLVVVGGDGTLLSVARSAANARTPILGINLGSLGFLTEVPLERMTESLAAVLAGRYATEDRIRIRAAVVRGSRETAGHDLLNDIVINKSALARILNIDVSVDGRYVTTYRADGLILSTPTGSTAYSLSAGGPIVDPTVGAFVLTPICPHTLSNRPLVLPDSVTVEMSLRNSHEDVYVTIDGQVGFPLVGDDLVRARRAPHPVTLIQPAEKDYFKVLRRRLKWRGRVVR, from the coding sequence ATCCGGCGGGCCGGCGTCGTCGTGAAGCCGCGGCACCGCCGCTCGCGGGCGGTGGCGGAGTCGGTCGTCCGCTATCTGATCAAGCGCGGCGTGGAGCCGATTCTCGATCGCCAGACGGCCGCGATCCTCGGACGCGCCGACGGCGTCGAGAGGGACGTCCTGGCGGCGACGACCGATCTCCTCGTCGTCGTCGGCGGCGACGGGACGCTGCTCTCCGTGGCGCGATCCGCGGCGAACGCGCGGACGCCCATCCTCGGCATCAACCTCGGGAGCCTCGGGTTCCTCACCGAGGTGCCGCTCGAGCGGATGACCGAGAGCCTCGCCGCCGTCCTCGCGGGGCGCTACGCCACCGAGGATCGCATCCGGATCCGCGCGGCGGTCGTGCGCGGCTCGCGGGAGACCGCGGGGCACGATCTGCTCAACGACATCGTGATCAACAAGAGCGCGCTCGCGCGCATCCTGAACATCGACGTGAGCGTCGACGGCCGCTACGTCACGACGTACCGGGCCGACGGCCTCATCCTCTCCACGCCGACGGGCTCCACGGCCTACTCGCTCTCGGCGGGAGGCCCGATCGTCGATCCCACCGTCGGGGCCTTCGTCCTCACCCCCATCTGCCCGCACACGCTGAGCAACCGGCCCCTCGTCCTCCCCGACTCGGTGACCGTGGAGATGAGCCTGCGGAACAGCCACGAGGACGTCTACGTCACGATCGACGGACAGGTGGGGTTCCCGCTCGTCGGGGACGACCTCGTGAGGGCGCGCCGGGCGCCGCATCCGGTCACGCTGATCCAGCCGGCGGAGAAGGATTACTTCAAGGTGCTGAGGCGGCGGCTGAAGTGGCGCGGCCGCGTCGTGCGCTGA
- a CDS encoding fatty acid desaturase yields the protein MKRSPVTEQFLASRPWARSAWRAAPGDGPTFFWLILIHVTAAIGLILTPLPGWPIFAGAVVLTWLGGMGTTVCYHRALAHKSLKLHPIVRNLLTFFALTNGSGAPVFWTANHRLHHAKAETIEDVSSPRIAGFWWAHLRWLYQAGQVSVDRYCPDLNRREYTIWSRLQIPLVALSFVGGAAFGLAGFFWLGAIRLVFSLHAQCFVNSICHMRPGVAEGEDSSRNVAWLSFWHLFQGENWHRNHHAMPWSARLGWTVAQIDTGWWVIRALESVGLATDVRRPDLTHEAAVAILQAGRKAS from the coding sequence TTGAAACGATCTCCCGTCACTGAGCAGTTTCTCGCGTCACGTCCGTGGGCTCGGAGCGCCTGGCGCGCTGCGCCGGGCGACGGCCCGACCTTCTTCTGGCTCATCCTCATCCACGTCACCGCAGCCATCGGGCTGATCCTCACGCCCCTTCCCGGCTGGCCGATCTTCGCCGGCGCGGTGGTGCTCACGTGGCTCGGCGGCATGGGCACGACCGTCTGCTACCACCGGGCGCTCGCCCACAAGTCGCTCAAGCTCCACCCGATCGTGCGCAACCTCCTCACCTTCTTCGCGCTGACCAACGGCTCCGGCGCGCCGGTCTTCTGGACCGCGAACCACCGGCTGCACCACGCCAAGGCGGAGACGATCGAGGACGTCTCGAGCCCCCGCATCGCGGGATTCTGGTGGGCGCATCTGCGCTGGCTCTACCAGGCCGGCCAGGTGAGCGTCGACAGGTACTGCCCCGATCTCAACAGGCGCGAGTACACGATCTGGTCGCGGCTGCAGATCCCGCTGGTCGCGCTCTCGTTCGTCGGCGGCGCGGCCTTCGGCCTCGCGGGGTTCTTCTGGCTCGGCGCGATCCGGCTCGTCTTCTCCCTGCACGCTCAATGCTTCGTGAACAGCATCTGCCACATGCGCCCCGGCGTCGCCGAAGGGGAGGACTCGAGCCGCAACGTGGCGTGGCTCTCCTTCTGGCACCTCTTCCAGGGTGAGAACTGGCACCGAAACCATCACGCGATGCCCTGGTCGGCCCGCCTCGGGTGGACCGTCGCGCAGATCGACACGGGCTGGTGGGTCATCCGCGCGCTCGAGTCGGTGGGCCTCGCCACGGACGTGCGGCGCCCCGACCTCACGCACGAGGCGGCGGTCGCGATTCTGCAAGCGGGGCGGAAGGCCTCCTGA
- a CDS encoding GatB/YqeY domain-containing protein, protein MARPRGSIHCNSHLEECFESSETEFCEERALSNPEIVPGAREGVRSARTGAHGLGQQGRGHARRWGDALGPAQAAPLGGAEEGPEAPGQVHGDDARAEGRLPGARQVGSQDQGHPGGDRRGSEARDALARPESERKGSWARPRTVEAAPRSRRRFDVRERIEAEIRTALKAGERLTVETCRMLLAAIKNEEIAKRRPLGEDESIAILTRAVKTRQDSVALYDKGGRPELAEKERREIDIVRKFLPEPLSEAEMARAIDDIIRETGVTSKKEMGRVMKELMSRHPGRVDGRLANQIAAARLT, encoded by the coding sequence ATGGCCCGTCCCAGGGGGTCCATTCATTGCAATTCTCATTTGGAGGAATGTTTTGAGAGCAGCGAGACAGAATTTTGTGAAGAGCGAGCTCTATCGAATCCGGAGATCGTTCCTGGCGCTCGCGAAGGCGTTCGATCGGCTCGGACCGGCGCTCACGGTCTCGGTCAACAGGGCCGTGGCCACGCCCGTCGGTGGGGAGACGCGCTCGGGCCGGCGCAAGCCGCGCCTCTCGGCGGAGCAGAGGAAGGCCCTGAAGCTCCAGGGCAAGTACATGGGGACGATGCGAGGGCTGAAGGCCGCCTACCAGGCGCGCGTCAAGTCGGTTCGCAAGACCAGGGGCATCCGGGCGGCGATCGCCGAGGCTCAGAAGCTCGCGACGCGCTAGCGCGCCCGGAATCGGAACGGAAAGGAAGCTGGGCGCGGCCTCGGACCGTGGAGGCCGCGCCCAGGTCCCGACGGAGGTTCGACGTGCGCGAGCGGATCGAGGCGGAGATCAGGACGGCGCTCAAGGCGGGTGAGCGGCTGACCGTGGAGACGTGCCGCATGCTGCTCGCGGCGATCAAGAACGAGGAGATCGCGAAGAGGCGGCCGCTCGGCGAGGACGAGTCGATCGCCATCCTCACCCGCGCCGTGAAGACGCGCCAGGATTCCGTCGCCCTGTACGACAAGGGGGGACGCCCCGAGCTCGCCGAGAAGGAGCGCCGCGAGATCGACATCGTGCGGAAATTCCTCCCCGAGCCGCTCTCCGAGGCGGAGATGGCCCGCGCCATCGACGACATCATCCGCGAGACCGGCGTCACGAGCAAGAAGGAGATGGGGCGGGTGATGAAGGAGCTGATGTCCCGCCACCCGGGGCGGGTCGACGGCCGCCTCGCCAACCAGATCGCCGCCGCGCGCCTGACCTGA
- a CDS encoding RNA-binding protein, with product MEDPISKKVFVGNLSFEVTDVDLKQAFAAVGTVVSARVITDRTTGKSRGFGIVEFTDEQHAADAIRKCHDQPLKGRNMRVNDADDRPPKRPAPGVPPTFSFSGFESTSGFDSGDGPPRFKSKGSRRGLRKRKRSL from the coding sequence ATGGAGGATCCCATTTCGAAGAAGGTGTTCGTCGGCAATCTTTCGTTCGAGGTCACCGATGTCGATCTGAAGCAGGCTTTCGCTGCGGTCGGCACGGTCGTCAGCGCCCGCGTCATCACCGATCGCACCACCGGGAAGTCCCGCGGCTTCGGCATCGTCGAGTTCACCGACGAACAGCACGCGGCGGACGCGATTCGCAAGTGCCACGATCAGCCGCTCAAGGGCCGGAACATGCGCGTGAACGATGCCGACGATCGTCCACCCAAGCGCCCGGCGCCCGGAGTTCCTCCGACCTTCTCGTTCTCCGGCTTCGAGTCGACCAGCGGCTTCGACAGCGGGGACGGACCGCCGCGCTTCAAGTCGAAGGGGAGCCGGCGCGGTCTCCGGAAGCGAAAGCGCTCCCTCTGA
- the pepE gene encoding dipeptidase PepE, with amino-acid sequence MSLRAMLLSNSTEAGRGYLDHAIEGLRDHLAGVKRLAFVPFALRDHAAYGAKVRDRLAPLGIDVTTLLAGLRDARTVEEADAIFIGGGNTFRLLDRLIATGLLAPIRREALAGKPYVGASAGTVVSGPTIRTTNDMPIVHPPTLDALALVPFQINCHYLDADPRSTHMGETRETRLREFHEENDTPVVGLREGAWLRVVGECATLCGTTGARLFVKGEAPRELASGADLGGARPPR; translated from the coding sequence ATGAGCCTCAGAGCGATGCTTCTCTCGAACTCGACCGAAGCCGGCAGGGGTTATCTCGATCACGCGATCGAGGGGCTTCGCGACCACCTCGCGGGGGTGAAGCGGCTCGCCTTCGTCCCCTTCGCGCTCCGAGATCACGCCGCGTACGGCGCGAAGGTGCGGGATCGTCTCGCCCCGCTCGGGATCGACGTGACGACGCTCCTCGCGGGCCTCCGCGACGCGCGCACCGTCGAGGAGGCGGACGCCATCTTCATCGGCGGGGGCAACACCTTCCGGCTCCTCGACCGCCTCATCGCGACGGGCCTCCTCGCGCCGATCCGCCGCGAGGCTCTCGCGGGGAAGCCGTACGTCGGCGCGAGCGCGGGGACGGTCGTCAGCGGGCCGACCATCCGGACGACGAACGACATGCCGATCGTGCACCCCCCCACCCTCGACGCCCTCGCCCTCGTCCCGTTCCAGATCAACTGCCACTACCTCGACGCCGACCCGCGCTCGACGCACATGGGCGAGACGCGCGAGACGCGGCTCCGGGAGTTCCACGAGGAGAACGACACGCCGGTCGTCGGGCTGCGGGAGGGGGCGTGGCTCCGCGTCGTCGGCGAATGCGCGACGCTCTGCGGCACGACGGGCGCGCGCCTCTTCGTGAAGGGAGAGGCGCCGCGCGAGCTCGCGTCGGGCGCCGATCTCGGCGGAGCGCGCCCCCCTCGATGA
- a CDS encoding tetratricopeptide repeat protein, with protein MTRRGAAAAFLLGATLYAGTIRNGFVFDDIDVVQKNPLAHAPPRLGAILTSHYWANVQATGNLYRPLTILSFALNDAATGRSAAGYHAVNAILHGAVAALVVLVGAALGWSPAGAIAAGLLFAAHAVHVEAVAPVVGRSELLAALFALAAWLCHRGAVRSPTSRARLGSGAAASALFALALLSKENAAVLPALVVAADLALDRSADSRRRSLRSAAAMLGVVALFLAARSAVVPGVPAGDPLGRVFGGVDAMTRVRTAVGVMGRYLGLLVFPNRLSADYSYRQIPLIESMADPLFLVSTVAHVALAISGFALASRARRSGVAVLCYLGTLFPVSNLAFSIGTVMGERLLYLPSVGFCLLVPAIFSETFPRPGRGRALLAAALLVPALALSAWRVVTRNDDWRDQRTLFLSTVRTSPDSAKAHYNLGVAEDDRGDLVAAMAEYRRAIEIKPDQAESFRNYGLDLLQVNRPADAEGALAKAAELDPGIADVFGDLGIARHRVGRTAEAEAAFREEIRRRPEAWRAHYNLGSLFLEQGRTGEAIESLARCVGLNGEDADARAQLGLAFAGAGRHHEAVAAFTEALRISPGTADLLMALARSAAADGQTDVARRALKEARAAGASVPDDLRGLAP; from the coding sequence ATGACGCGACGGGGGGCCGCGGCGGCCTTTCTCCTCGGCGCCACTCTCTACGCGGGGACGATCCGGAACGGCTTCGTCTTCGACGACATCGACGTCGTGCAGAAGAACCCCCTCGCGCACGCCCCGCCCCGGCTCGGGGCGATCCTCACGTCGCACTACTGGGCCAACGTCCAGGCGACGGGAAACCTCTACCGCCCCCTGACGATCCTCTCGTTCGCCCTGAACGACGCCGCGACCGGCCGGTCGGCCGCCGGGTACCACGCCGTGAACGCGATCCTCCACGGCGCCGTCGCCGCTCTCGTGGTCCTCGTCGGCGCCGCGCTCGGCTGGAGCCCCGCCGGAGCGATCGCGGCCGGACTCCTCTTCGCCGCCCACGCCGTGCACGTCGAGGCCGTGGCGCCGGTCGTCGGGCGCTCGGAGCTCCTCGCCGCCCTCTTCGCCCTCGCCGCCTGGCTCTGCCACCGCGGGGCGGTGCGCAGTCCCACCTCCCGCGCGCGGCTCGGTTCGGGGGCCGCCGCCTCGGCCCTCTTCGCGCTCGCGCTCCTCTCGAAGGAGAACGCCGCCGTGCTCCCCGCGCTCGTCGTCGCCGCCGACCTCGCGCTCGATCGCTCGGCCGACTCGAGGCGTCGATCGCTCCGCTCCGCCGCGGCGATGCTGGGGGTCGTGGCCCTCTTCCTGGCGGCGCGATCGGCCGTCGTCCCCGGCGTGCCGGCCGGCGACCCGCTCGGCCGTGTCTTCGGCGGCGTCGACGCGATGACGCGCGTCCGCACGGCGGTGGGGGTGATGGGCCGGTACCTGGGGCTCCTCGTCTTCCCGAATCGCCTCTCCGCCGACTACTCGTACCGGCAGATCCCCCTCATCGAGTCGATGGCCGACCCTCTCTTTCTCGTCTCGACGGTGGCCCACGTCGCCCTCGCGATCTCCGGGTTCGCGCTCGCCTCCCGCGCGCGCCGCTCGGGGGTCGCCGTCCTCTGCTACCTCGGAACGCTCTTCCCCGTCTCGAACCTCGCCTTCTCGATCGGCACCGTCATGGGCGAGAGGCTCCTCTACCTGCCGTCCGTGGGTTTCTGTCTCCTCGTCCCCGCCATCTTCTCGGAGACATTCCCCCGCCCTGGGCGGGGGCGCGCGCTCCTCGCGGCGGCCCTCCTCGTCCCCGCGCTCGCGCTGTCGGCGTGGCGCGTCGTCACGCGGAACGACGACTGGCGCGATCAGCGGACGCTCTTTCTCTCGACCGTGCGGACCTCTCCCGACAGCGCGAAGGCCCACTACAACCTCGGCGTCGCGGAGGACGATCGGGGGGATCTCGTCGCGGCGATGGCCGAGTACCGGCGCGCGATCGAGATCAAGCCGGATCAGGCGGAGTCGTTCCGGAACTACGGCCTGGACCTCCTCCAGGTGAACCGGCCGGCCGACGCCGAGGGGGCTCTCGCGAAGGCCGCTGAGCTCGACCCCGGGATAGCCGACGTCTTCGGCGATCTCGGCATCGCGAGGCACCGCGTGGGACGGACGGCCGAGGCCGAGGCGGCGTTCCGCGAGGAGATCCGCCGCCGCCCCGAGGCGTGGCGGGCGCACTACAACCTGGGGTCGCTCTTCCTCGAGCAGGGACGGACCGGCGAGGCGATCGAGTCGCTCGCGCGGTGCGTCGGGCTGAATGGCGAGGACGCCGACGCGCGCGCTCAGCTCGGGCTGGCCTTCGCGGGCGCGGGGCGGCACCACGAGGCGGTGGCGGCCTTCACGGAGGCGCTTCGGATCAGCCCGGGGACGGCCGACCTGCTCATGGCGCTCGCCCGATCCGCCGCCGCCGACGGGCAGACGGACGTCGCGCGCCGGGCCCTGAAGGAGGCCCGCGCCGCCGGGGCGTCCGTCCCGGACGATCTTCGCGGGCTCGCTCCGTAG
- a CDS encoding FAD-binding oxidoreductase, whose translation MIVKTDIDAIRPWLEDASGMRGGSADRVYLPSSEAEAAELLAECSARSEKLTVAGAGTGLTGARIPMGGSVLATDALSGIRDLRRAEGGGVVVGGPAVSLADLEAAASALKLFYGPDPTERSAWIGGTVATNASGSRSFRYGPTRRHVRRLRVALATGEILDLPRGRHHAAPDRSFSLPLPSGRAITGRLPSYRMPDVKNASGIHAEPGMDLIDLFIGSEGTLGLITEIELALLPAPEGVLAGIVFFKSEEASWAFLREARKISYAARGFAGPAHGDPQRPGATGPAGRTGGLDARALEYFDGASLEFMRPHHGAIPKGAGAAIYFEQETKAETGDALVEAWLALSESHGALIDDSWFSEGVSDRRSFREFRHALPSGINEWLSRHGQRKIGADMAVGDDAFDAMFRTYRDTLNPTGLQWLAFGHLGDNHLHVNILPKDDGEAARGREIYRTVVERVVGLGGTVSAEHGLGKIKASYLAVMYGEGVFDELIALKRSFDPKMILGIGNMIPVDRLR comes from the coding sequence ATGATCGTCAAGACCGACATCGACGCCATCCGCCCGTGGCTCGAGGACGCGTCGGGGATGAGGGGGGGGAGCGCCGACCGCGTCTACCTCCCGTCGTCCGAGGCCGAGGCGGCCGAGCTCCTCGCGGAGTGCTCCGCTCGCAGCGAGAAGCTGACCGTCGCCGGCGCGGGGACCGGCCTCACCGGCGCGCGGATTCCGATGGGGGGCTCGGTCCTCGCGACCGACGCGCTATCGGGAATTCGCGATCTGAGGCGCGCCGAAGGGGGTGGCGTGGTGGTCGGCGGCCCCGCCGTCAGCCTCGCGGATCTCGAGGCCGCGGCGTCGGCTCTCAAGCTCTTCTACGGCCCCGACCCGACCGAGCGCTCGGCCTGGATCGGCGGCACCGTCGCGACGAACGCCTCAGGGAGCAGGAGTTTCCGCTACGGTCCGACGCGCCGCCACGTGCGCCGCCTGCGCGTCGCCCTCGCGACGGGGGAGATCCTCGATCTCCCGCGCGGCCGGCATCACGCGGCGCCGGACAGGAGCTTCTCGCTTCCGCTTCCCTCGGGCCGCGCGATCACGGGTCGCCTCCCGTCGTACCGGATGCCCGACGTGAAGAACGCCTCCGGCATCCACGCAGAGCCGGGGATGGATCTCATCGACCTCTTCATCGGCTCGGAGGGGACGCTCGGGCTCATCACGGAGATCGAGCTCGCCCTCCTGCCGGCACCGGAGGGGGTGCTCGCGGGGATCGTCTTCTTCAAGTCGGAGGAGGCGTCGTGGGCCTTCCTCCGGGAGGCACGGAAGATCTCGTACGCGGCGCGCGGCTTCGCGGGGCCGGCGCACGGTGACCCGCAGCGCCCCGGAGCGACGGGGCCCGCGGGGCGGACCGGCGGCCTCGACGCCCGCGCCCTCGAGTACTTCGACGGCGCCTCGCTCGAGTTCATGCGGCCGCATCACGGGGCGATACCGAAGGGGGCCGGCGCCGCGATCTACTTCGAGCAGGAGACGAAAGCGGAGACCGGGGACGCTCTCGTCGAGGCGTGGCTCGCCCTCTCGGAATCCCACGGCGCCCTCATCGACGACTCGTGGTTCTCCGAAGGGGTGAGCGACCGCCGATCGTTCCGCGAGTTCCGGCACGCGCTTCCGTCGGGGATCAACGAGTGGCTGTCGCGCCACGGCCAGCGGAAAATCGGCGCCGACATGGCGGTGGGGGACGACGCCTTCGACGCGATGTTCCGGACGTACCGCGACACGCTGAACCCCACCGGCCTCCAGTGGCTCGCCTTCGGGCACCTTGGCGACAACCACCTGCACGTGAACATCCTGCCGAAGGACGACGGCGAGGCGGCGCGCGGCCGCGAGATCTACCGCACGGTCGTGGAGCGTGTCGTGGGGCTCGGCGGCACCGTCTCGGCCGAGCACGGCCTCGGGAAGATCAAGGCGTCGTACCTTGCGGTGATGTACGGCGAGGGGGTCTTCGACGAGCTGATCGCCCTCAAGCGGTCCTTCGATCCGAAGATGATCCTCGGGATCGGCAACATGATCCCGGTCGACAGGCTGCGCTGA
- a CDS encoding tetratricopeptide repeat protein, with translation MAPKEREPEPSAAPAGLPRSIYAVAILSLLVYVAVMTLFKMSNNDIWIHLKTGEYVLKNGWVPIKDPYSFIAADHDYVAHEWLAGVLFYLVYGAAGVTGLIWFKSAVLAASNALLYGAARSLRGRMSVILPAFTCLLYVASARYLERPHIFSYLMAALDLFLFFRFREGGRRRMWLYLLIPAQIVWANLHGGWVQGMAMIAVFAFGEFLIFLRARRLGLGADRALAPRDVGLLAALVPACLAATLVNPYGWRIMTFPFELTRLKLFMQQIYEWQPPYSVSYNSSTMFFFYLIHVAALCLFFFLSQRDRTRAKGGSEALGPVNAGLLLLLAVALVVLAASWTTTPPSSGDLENARELRLHNVLYLVLGIFCAFTVANLRSVDFTQAGLFALFYYLSLQHNRAVTDSAMATFPILVAAASGFLDRRAAERGAAAARTGPKRGSARPSDEMAAAPAALSFVDRSAPAAVWAGSILMLGVSAHAAIFTYYFDFKGAGREKGFAIADNMPTCAVDFVEKHHITGNAFVSYAYAAMLIHRMHPAVKVNMDSRNDVYGEDLYREFLSALRSPEGMKTYLERHPIDFFIMGYGDRLPATFDYLESTHAWAPVYYDDRGFILLKRSPANEALIRELELRVLRPSVMGAPEISAANAALVLDEADRCIASCPKALMPYFFKSKALLFLGRVDDALAASGEVLKRDPDNVLAYADMAMTYAATGRTDKAIEMYEAALRVAPDFTLARENLRRLRGF, from the coding sequence ATGGCGCCGAAGGAGAGAGAGCCGGAGCCCTCCGCGGCCCCTGCGGGCCTTCCGCGGTCGATCTACGCCGTCGCGATTCTCAGCCTGCTCGTCTACGTGGCGGTGATGACCCTCTTCAAGATGTCGAACAACGACATCTGGATCCACCTGAAGACGGGCGAGTACGTCCTGAAGAACGGGTGGGTGCCGATCAAGGACCCCTACTCGTTCATCGCCGCCGACCACGACTACGTCGCGCACGAGTGGCTTGCGGGAGTCCTCTTCTACCTCGTCTACGGCGCGGCCGGCGTCACCGGGCTCATCTGGTTCAAGTCGGCGGTGCTCGCGGCGTCGAACGCGCTCCTCTACGGCGCCGCGCGGAGCCTCCGCGGCCGGATGTCGGTGATCCTCCCGGCCTTCACCTGCCTCCTCTACGTCGCGTCGGCCCGCTATCTCGAGCGGCCGCACATCTTCTCGTACCTGATGGCCGCGCTCGACCTCTTCCTGTTCTTCCGCTTCCGGGAGGGGGGGCGCCGGCGGATGTGGCTGTACCTGCTGATCCCGGCGCAGATCGTCTGGGCCAACCTGCACGGCGGCTGGGTGCAGGGGATGGCGATGATCGCCGTCTTCGCCTTCGGCGAGTTCCTCATCTTCCTCCGCGCCCGCCGCCTCGGGCTCGGCGCGGACCGCGCGCTCGCCCCGCGCGACGTGGGGCTCCTCGCCGCGCTCGTCCCCGCCTGCCTGGCCGCGACGCTCGTGAACCCCTACGGCTGGCGCATCATGACCTTTCCCTTCGAGCTGACGCGGCTGAAGCTCTTCATGCAGCAGATCTACGAGTGGCAGCCACCCTACAGCGTCTCGTACAACTCCTCGACGATGTTCTTCTTCTACCTCATCCACGTCGCGGCCCTGTGTCTCTTCTTCTTCCTGAGCCAGCGCGATCGCACGCGCGCGAAGGGAGGCTCGGAGGCGCTCGGCCCCGTCAATGCGGGGCTTCTCCTGCTCCTGGCCGTTGCGCTCGTCGTCCTCGCCGCCTCGTGGACGACGACCCCGCCGTCGAGCGGCGATCTCGAGAACGCCCGGGAGCTGAGGCTCCACAACGTCCTCTACCTGGTGCTCGGGATCTTCTGCGCCTTCACCGTCGCCAACCTTCGCTCCGTCGACTTCACGCAGGCGGGGCTCTTCGCCCTCTTCTACTACCTGAGCCTCCAGCACAACCGCGCCGTCACCGACTCGGCGATGGCCACGTTCCCCATCCTCGTGGCCGCGGCGTCCGGCTTCCTCGATCGCCGCGCCGCCGAGCGCGGCGCCGCAGCCGCCCGGACGGGGCCGAAGCGCGGGAGCGCCCGACCGAGCGACGAGATGGCCGCCGCCCCCGCCGCCCTCTCTTTCGTCGATCGCTCCGCGCCCGCCGCCGTCTGGGCCGGATCGATCCTCATGCTCGGCGTCTCGGCCCACGCGGCGATCTTCACCTACTATTTCGACTTCAAGGGGGCCGGCCGCGAGAAAGGGTTCGCGATCGCCGACAACATGCCGACGTGCGCGGTCGACTTCGTCGAGAAGCATCACATCACCGGGAACGCCTTCGTCTCGTACGCCTACGCGGCGATGCTCATCCACCGCATGCACCCGGCGGTGAAGGTCAACATGGATTCGCGGAACGACGTCTACGGCGAGGATCTGTACCGGGAGTTCCTCTCGGCCCTGAGGTCGCCGGAGGGAATGAAGACGTACCTCGAGCGTCACCCGATCGATTTCTTCATCATGGGGTACGGCGACCGCCTCCCGGCCACCTTCGACTACCTCGAGTCGACGCACGCGTGGGCCCCCGTCTACTACGACGACCGCGGCTTCATCCTCCTCAAGCGGTCGCCCGCGAACGAGGCGCTGATCCGCGAGCTCGAGCTCCGGGTCCTGCGCCCCTCGGTGATGGGAGCGCCCGAGATCAGCGCGGCGAACGCCGCCCTGGTGCTCGACGAGGCCGACCGCTGCATCGCGAGCTGCCCGAAGGCGCTGATGCCGTACTTCTTCAAGTCGAAGGCGCTCCTCTTCCTCGGAAGGGTGGACGACGCCCTCGCGGCGAGCGGCGAAGTCCTGAAGCGCGATCCCGACAACGTCCTCGCCTACGCGGACATGGCGATGACGTACGCGGCCACGGGGCGGACGGACAAGGCGATCGAGATGTACGAGGCGGCGCTGCGGGTCGCCCCCGACTTCACCCTCGCCCGCGAGAACCTCAGGCGGCTTCGGGGCTTCTGA
- a CDS encoding ABC transporter ATP-binding protein, whose protein sequence is MATETAAAVEVRALSRRFGDRAALTDVSFTVAKGESVALLGPNGGGKTTLFRILTTLLPPSSGDALVFGHSVTGDPHGVRRRLGVVFQKASLDVKLTVMENLIHHGHLHGLSGAPLRTRAAEMLARFGLADRARDRVETLSGGLARRVELAKGLLHRPEIVILDEPNTGLDPSARREFLDLLDDLRKRDGVTTLLTTHFLEEADRAERVAILDRGRLVAMGAPRDLRSKIGGDVVTLATDAADKLRALMRERFKVDAEIVHGEVRFEAPRGHEMVAAAVNAFPSEIRSAAFGRPTLEDVFVHLTGHLLSEDS, encoded by the coding sequence ATGGCAACTGAAACCGCAGCCGCCGTCGAGGTCCGCGCTCTCTCACGCCGTTTCGGCGACCGGGCGGCGCTGACGGACGTTTCCTTCACGGTCGCGAAGGGTGAGAGCGTCGCCCTCCTCGGCCCGAACGGCGGCGGGAAGACCACCCTCTTCCGGATCCTCACGACGCTCCTTCCTCCCTCGAGCGGGGACGCCCTCGTCTTCGGGCACTCCGTCACGGGGGATCCGCACGGCGTGAGGCGTCGCCTCGGCGTCGTCTTCCAGAAGGCCAGCCTCGACGTGAAGCTCACCGTGATGGAGAACCTCATCCACCACGGCCACCTCCACGGCCTCTCGGGGGCCCCGCTGCGCACCCGCGCGGCGGAGATGCTGGCGCGCTTCGGCCTCGCCGATCGCGCGCGCGATCGCGTCGAGACCCTCTCGGGCGGCCTCGCGCGGCGGGTCGAGCTGGCGAAGGGGCTGCTGCACCGTCCCGAGATCGTCATCCTGGACGAGCCGAACACCGGCCTCGACCCCTCGGCGCGCCGCGAGTTCCTCGACCTTCTCGACGATCTCAGGAAGCGCGACGGCGTGACGACGCTCCTCACGACGCACTTCCTCGAGGAGGCGGATCGGGCCGAGCGCGTGGCGATCCTCGACCGGGGGCGCCTCGTCGCGATGGGGGCGCCGCGGGACCTCCGTTCGAAGATCGGCGGCGACGTCGTGACGCTCGCGACCGACGCCGCCGATAAGCTCCGCGCCCTCATGCGCGAGAGGTTCAAGGTCGACGCGGAAATCGTTCACGGAGAGGTGAGGTTCGAGGCTCCGCGCGGCCACGAGATGGTCGCCGCCGCGGTGAACGCCTTCCCTTCCGAGATCCGGTCGGCGGCCTTCGGGCGCCCGACGCTCGAGGACGTCTTCGTGCACCTGACCGGGCATCTCCTCTCGGAGGATTCATGA